The Candidatus Palauibacter australiensis genome includes the window ACCAGCCGCAGGCGGTTGGGCTCGAACTTCAGGTGCATGTAGTACATCGCCACGAGCAGCGCCTTCCAGGCCGCCATGACGAGCAGCGACGTGACGATTAACCATTTCGCGATCGCCAGGTACACCACGCCCACCTCGAGCGCCGTGAGGATGGCCAGGTACAGCCAGATGAGCATGTACTTGGGATGCTCGTGTCCGTGATCGTCCGCCGCTTGTCC containing:
- a CDS encoding cytochrome C oxidase subunit IV family protein, coding for GQAADDHGHEHPKYMLIWLYLAILTALEVGVVYLAIAKWLIVTSLLVMAAWKALLVAMYYMHLKFEPNRLRLVALAPLPAVAIMIIAIMMEYV